GCTTCCAGGTCGTTGCGCTCATAGGCATAGTGATCGGGAAACTCCATGAACGACAAGAGTTCCGAACCCGCGTCGATTAACAGCTTTTTAAAAGACGCCGGTTGCGCAATGCCGCAAAACGCGCAGACTTTTTTCCCCTTCAAGCCGTTTTGCTCCAGGGGGTGATTTTCCCCCGGTCTGATCAATTCCTTGAATTGATGAGCTGCGCGGAAAACAGGAATGCCCGCCTTGCTGGCGATTCCGGCGACATCCGGATGCAAAGGCTCCGTGCCTCCCGCACGCGTCAAAATAACGCAGTCCGCGCGTTGGAGGCTGTCCTTTGGCTCTCGAAGCGGGCCGCGTGGCAGAAGATATCCGTTCCCCAGCGGTTTTTCGGCGTCAAGCAGAACAATATCGATATCGCGGACAATCTGCCGGTGTTGGAATGCGTCGTCGCAGATCAGTACGTTGCTTCCGAACCTCTCGATTGCCGCCTGACCGGTTAACTTCCGCTTTGCTCCGGTGATGACGGGAATGCCGGGCAATGACCGGGCGATAAGAAGCGGTTCGTCGCCGGCACTTTCGGCGCCAAGCAGGACGCTGTTTCCATCAGAAACGATGTTGACGGATTGCGGATTTTTTCCTCCGTAACCCCGGCTGATCACCGCGCACTTGAAACCGTTCTGTTGAAGCATTCGGGCAAGTCCGATCACGCAGGGGGTTTTGCCTGTGCCCCCAACGGTGATGTTGCCGACGCTGATGACCGGACAGGACAGCCTGACGGATTCCAGAATCTGCCGGTCATAAAGCCGGTTGCGCAAATCAACAATCAGCCGGTAGATCAGGGAGGACAGATAAAGCAGCGCTCTCGTAGGACTGAAACGG
This is a stretch of genomic DNA from Deltaproteobacteria bacterium HGW-Deltaproteobacteria-6. It encodes these proteins:
- the lpxK gene encoding tetraacyldisaccharide 4'-kinase, which produces MIDWQRIWNDEDSIRRFSPTRALLYLSSLIYRLIVDLRNRLYDRQILESVRLSCPVISVGNITVGGTGKTPCVIGLARMLQQNGFKCAVISRGYGGKNPQSVNIVSDGNSVLLGAESAGDEPLLIARSLPGIPVITGAKRKLTGQAAIERFGSNVLICDDAFQHRQIVRDIDIVLLDAEKPLGNGYLLPRGPLREPKDSLQRADCVILTRAGGTEPLHPDVAGIASKAGIPVFRAAHQFKELIRPGENHPLEQNGLKGKKVCAFCGIAQPASFKKLLIDAGSELLSFMEFPDHYAYERNDLEALKNLFLKFHADYWITTEKDAMRLEAHPDFLKTLCILRV